The genomic window tctaaacatgaggcaatggggtcttgaccaacattcctaagaataagacaatcatcaccatgatttagtagcatccaattctgagacgagtttgtatgaacagcgaggaacgactttacctgataattaagttgttgtgctcgagctcttgtcatcggaccttgttgtgcagcaggtgtggttgtatcaatggaagggatgtcctcatcatcctccccttcttgcatttgagtcgtcctcgactctagttcatcctcttctcccaaatatggtttcaaatctgcaatgttaaaagtggggctaaccccaaaagctgcaggtagctcaagtttgtacgcattatcattaatcctttctaacactttaaaaggaccatcggctctaggcagcaacttagactttcgcaaatcagggaacctatcttttctcaaatggagccaaactagatcaccaggttcaaaaatgacatgtttcttccctttgctaccagctagtttatactttgcgttcatgcactctattttctctttagtggtttcatgcaattttaagatcagttcagcacgttgtttagcatcaaagttcactcgctccgaggtcggaagaggtaacaaatcaataggagcacgtggcacaaacccataaacaatctcaaaagggcttttcttagtggtagaatgctgtgaacgattataagcaaactcaacatgaggcaagcactcttcccacatttttatgttctttttcaaaacagccctaagcaaagtagataatgttctattgacaacctcagtttgtccatcagtttggggatgacaagtagtggaaaataaaagcttagtccctagcttagcccacaaagttctccaaaaatgactaagaaattttgcatcccgatcagaaacaatggtgttaggcacaccgtgcaatcgaacaatctcacgaaagaacaaatcagcaacatgtgtagcatcatcgctcttatgacatggtatgaaatgtgccattttagaaaatctgtccacaacaacaaacacactatccctccccttctttgttctaggcagtcctaaaacaaagtccattgaaatatcttcccacggtgcacttggaacaggaagaggcatgtataaaccatgaggattaaggtgtgacttagctttctggcatgttgtgcagcgagcaacgaacctctccacgtctctcctcatcttgggccaaaagaaatgaccagcaaggatgtcctctgtctttttcacaccaaaatgtcccatgagtcctcctccatgcgcttcctgcaacaataacaaacgcacagagctagctggaatgcatagcttgttagctctaaagacAAACCCGTCGGTAAGGATGAATCTGTTCCATGTTTTCCCCTCTTGGCAATTCAGCAATACATCTTTGAAATCATTGTCATGTGCATATTGTTCCTTAATAGTTTCCAAACCAAAGATTTTAAAGTCAAGTTGTGAAAGCATGGTGtaacgtctagacaaagcatcagcaattatattttccttcccctttttgtgtttgatgacataaggaaaggactcgatgaattcaacccacttggcatgtctacggttcagttttgcttgactacggatgtgtttcaaagattcatgatcagaatgtatgacaaactctttgggccacaaataatgctgccatgtttccaaagtccgaactagagcaagcaattccttatcataagtagaatagttcaaactagggccaCTCAACTTTTCACTGAAATACGCCACAGGTTTCCCCTCTTGTAACAGCACACCACCCaacccaattccactagcatcacattcaagctcaaaggttttgttgaaatcaggaagttggattaaaggtgcatgagttaacttatctttgagcgtgttgaaagcatcctgttgggttgcagcccaagtgaaggttgcacccttcttggtgagttcatgcagcggggctgcaatggtgctgaagtccttcacaaatcgaCGGTAGAAACTAGcaagtcctagaaaactccgcacttgtgtgaccgtgcAGGGAACAGGCCAGCTGTGTATGGCctcaaccttggcttgatcaacttcgATTCCCTGCAGTGTCACAACAtatccaagaaaagaaactcgatctgtgcaaaaggtgcacttctcaagattgccaaacaagtgtgcatcccgtagagcattgaaaacggcacgcaaatgatcaagatgttcctctaatgatctactatatatcaagatgtcatcaaagtatacCACCACGAATCTGCCAATAAAAGAGcgtaaaacctcgttcattaatctcatgaaagtgctgggtgcattagtcaatccaaagggcatgacaagccattcatataaaccaaacttagttttaaacgctgttttccattcatctcctagcttcatacgaatctggtggtaaccactacgcaaatcaattttagagaacacaattgagccactcaattcatcaagcatatcatctaaccttggaataggatgacgatatctgattgtgatgttgtttatcgctctacaatcaacacacatgcgccatgatccatccttcttaggaactaaaagcaCGGGAACGgcacaagggctaagagactcacgcacataacctttgttgagcaattcttgtacttgtctctgAATCTCTTTTGTCTCATCCGGGTTGGTCCTATACGGCGCACGATTAGGCAAGGAAGCCCCAGGGATGAGGTCAATCTGGTGTTCAATCCCTcgaattggtggcagccccggtggtacctcctttggaaaaacatcggcatactcctgcaaaagattagtgacagcaggaggcaaagaaatagatgtatcttcgagtgaaaataaagtttctttgcaaaccaaagcatagcaaacagtagtactagcatcaatctcatccaaatcagatttggtggcaaagtaacaagagcctttcagcttgatctcatttttattatgatgaacagatttgctagacttcttcttatgtttctcaagttcattagcgacaatctgattttcactagcaacagcctgattcttaagtttgctagctctagcaagttcatctcttagaatagcctcaggggacatggggtgcaacacaatcttcttgtcattatgcacaaaagagtattgatttgttttaccaaagtgcaaggaatctttatcaaactgccatggtctacctaacaacatagagcatgcttgcataggcacaacatcgcagtcaatggaatcatgataagaaccaatggcaaactctacccttaccaatcgtgttaccttcaccttgccgctgctgttaagccactgaatgtagtaaggctgcgggtgtggttttgtgctcaacaaaagcttcttcaccatttcagcacttgccaagttgttgcagcttcctccatctatgatcacacggcaagagcgttccttgatcacacacttggtttgaaacaaagtgtggcgctgattttgctcagccctctccatttgggcacttagcacccgctgcaccacgaggctctcatagtgctcagcagcttcagccccaatgtgctcttcgtcttgttggaaatcatctccttccgctacattgttagcagcaagcaaagcatatgtttcttcatcaaaatcactagcagaggaataccCACCATCAGCTCGCACAACCATCACACGTGTGCTTG from Miscanthus floridulus cultivar M001 chromosome 11, ASM1932011v1, whole genome shotgun sequence includes these protein-coding regions:
- the LOC136491722 gene encoding uncharacterized protein; translated protein: MAGEGERTPPQSPRSKALLQHFERKVRLHAEHLDEDVRVTNERLGQLETAQIETNTKLASLEGTLGSVNTSLVGVLERLERMEQNRCDGFERRNHNNNNTMGSAAGHDEEEYAADTELDEELNGHRRIEQHRRRHETGPRRPRQEVRADDSFGKIKFTIPAFDGRYNPDMYLSWELAVDQKFTCHDFPEDKRVRAATSEFTDFASVWWSEYHRKNPNNTPTWDALKRVMRARFVPSYYSRDLLHKLQQLRQGSKSVEEYYQELQMGMLRCRLEENEDGAIARFMGGLNREIQDILAYKEYNSVNRLFHLACKAEREVQGRRASMRANIPAGRASPWTPSNTAAPSTRAPPQSSSTIKPRSSTTNSVPCPSEPTRGATATSAKSSSSVVSTGRTRDIQCLRCKGYGHVRKDCPSTRVMVVRADGGYSSASDFDEETYALLAANNVAEGDDFQQDEEHIGAEAAEHYESLVVQRVLSAQMERAEQNQRHTLFQTKCVIKERSCRVIIDGGSCNNLASAEMVKKLLLSTKPHPQPYYIQWLNSSGKVKVTRLVRVEFAIGSYHDSIDCDVVPMQACSMLLGRPWQFDKDSLHFGKTNQYSFVHNDKKIVLHPMSPEAILRDELARASKLKNQAVASENQIVANELEKHKKKSSKSVHHNKNEIKLKGSCYFATKSDLDEIDASTTVCYALVCKETLFSLEDTSISLPPAVTNLLQEYADVFPKEVPPGLPPIRGIEHQIDLIPGASLPNRAPYRTNPDETKEIQRQVQELLNKGYVRESLSPCAVPVLLVPKKDGSWRMCVDCRAINNITIRYRHPIPRLDDMLDELSGSIVFSKIDLRSGYHQIRMKLGDEWKTAFKTKFGLYEWLVMPFGLTNAPSTFMRLMNEVLRSFIGRFVVVYFDDILIYSRSLEEHLDHLRAVFNALRDAHLFGNLEKCTFCTDRVSFLGYVVTLQGIEVDQAKVEAIHSWPVPCTVTQVRSFLGLASFYRRFVKDFSTIAAPLHELTKKVELGWVVCCYKRGNLWRISVKS